A DNA window from Desulfovibrio intestinalis contains the following coding sequences:
- a CDS encoding Fe-only nitrogenase accessory AnfO family protein, which yields MECTYIVLLEDDQHCLTTIKQCARLAVWQRSASSGEIKTAPKSAWQQLAAIPFTLSGCYELAEMRTRIKALEQHLPRGAVIAGTSISGLAYNEFSHMGFCLCELESFSPDILDALAAEVAAKAEPSTQIPTEPVSGDSPGSYKINLMEVQAAHPEVSSKKALRPFLASTPFVELEIICSHMPPWLEGHMKERNLTCSRSRTPEGNLRLRISHALCNQTPNSNTGDRP from the coding sequence ATGGAATGCACCTACATTGTCCTTCTGGAAGACGATCAGCACTGTCTGACCACCATCAAGCAGTGCGCCCGGCTGGCGGTATGGCAGCGTAGTGCCAGCAGCGGCGAAATTAAAACCGCCCCTAAAAGCGCATGGCAACAGCTGGCGGCCATCCCCTTCACCCTTTCAGGCTGTTATGAGCTGGCGGAAATGCGCACCCGCATAAAAGCCCTTGAGCAGCATTTGCCCCGGGGAGCCGTCATCGCCGGAACCTCCATTTCAGGGCTGGCGTACAATGAGTTCAGCCATATGGGGTTTTGCCTGTGTGAACTGGAAAGCTTCAGCCCCGACATTCTGGATGCTCTGGCGGCAGAAGTGGCGGCCAAGGCCGAGCCCTCCACGCAAATTCCCACAGAGCCCGTTTCAGGCGACAGCCCGGGGAGCTACAAAATCAACCTTATGGAGGTGCAGGCGGCGCACCCTGAAGTATCGTCCAAAAAAGCCCTGCGCCCTTTTTTGGCTTCAACGCCTTTTGTTGAGCTTGAGATCATCTGTTCACACATGCCTCCCTGGCTTGAGGGGCACATGAAAGAACGCAACCTGACCTGCTCCCGTTCGCGAACGCCGGAAGGCAACCTGCGCCTGCGCATCTCGCACGCCCTGTGCAACCAGACGCCCAACAGCAACACCGGAGACAGACCATGA
- a CDS encoding homocitrate synthase, producing the protein MADVILVDTTLRDGEQAPGFAFSHGLKVRLAALLDAAGVGQIEAGIPAMGPDERKTLRKIMDVCFQARISTWNRLCENDIKNSLTCAPHVIHVCCPLSDRQICSKLKSDRQKVMAALRQCIELAASGGAEVSVGFEDVSYTTELQLTQAVDVAAQAGARRIRLSDTVGRYTPDAVAKAVRLVLRQGLEAEIHAHNDLGMAVPNSLMAAYAGARYVDTTLWGIGERAGNCGMGAFTAALDRLEHLTCAVSGQGAARLERKAAPFIPRALLEAWNVPAVRRTSHAFPSS; encoded by the coding sequence ATGGCTGACGTCATTCTTGTGGACACCACATTGCGGGATGGCGAACAGGCTCCCGGCTTCGCCTTTTCACACGGTCTCAAGGTGCGCCTGGCGGCCCTGCTGGATGCTGCGGGCGTGGGGCAGATAGAGGCGGGCATTCCGGCGATGGGGCCGGACGAAAGAAAAACCCTGCGCAAGATTATGGATGTCTGCTTTCAGGCGCGCATCTCCACCTGGAACCGCCTGTGCGAGAACGACATCAAAAATTCCCTGACCTGCGCGCCGCACGTCATTCACGTGTGCTGCCCCCTTTCTGACCGGCAGATCTGCAGCAAGCTCAAAAGCGACCGTCAAAAGGTTATGGCAGCCCTGCGGCAATGCATTGAGCTGGCAGCATCGGGCGGGGCGGAGGTCAGCGTGGGTTTTGAGGATGTTTCATATACGACAGAGCTGCAATTGACCCAGGCGGTGGACGTGGCGGCCCAGGCCGGGGCGCGGCGCATACGCCTCAGCGACACGGTGGGCAGATACACGCCGGACGCCGTGGCCAAAGCCGTACGGCTGGTGCTGCGGCAGGGGCTGGAAGCAGAAATACATGCCCACAACGATTTGGGCATGGCTGTTCCCAACTCACTTATGGCCGCATACGCGGGTGCGCGCTATGTGGACACCACCCTGTGGGGCATTGGCGAAAGAGCGGGCAACTGCGGCATGGGAGCTTTTACCGCGGCTCTGGACCGCCTTGAACATCTTACCTGCGCCGTCAGCGGACAGGGCGCGGCCCGCCTTGAAAGAAAGGCCGCACCCTTTATCCCGCGCGCTCTTCTGGAAGCGTGGAATGTACCCGCCGTGCGGCGCACCTCACACGCGTTCCCCTCTTCATGA
- a CDS encoding homocitrate synthase/isopropylmalate synthase family protein, whose translation MRTIQLLDITLSLFSTAMRSGPGRRRPKLSHEEFTSWAGRWQVLLQDMGFLVEIPSDLLQPLHDASPAAQKAESYTDQHAPLLPAAAKDASKADECGPTTVRTNSIAGTNSLEASNLGAEASGAGAASVPDGQSTWLRMGGCDDALPFTELGFFDKFITLRDVLEFCPGDQAGCATALAVLWLLRGGKRVAGSIGGPALHGTSSGPALEEVALCLESQGVHTGLSNLHKLPEAVALLRTAGFRVSPHKAVLGDHIFAVESGIHVDGIAKNPALYETYPPESVGLARSIVIGKHSGRAALRLKTAQLGIDLVETHENRLLAAVQKMAMRQQHSLSDRQFAALCASVKTPFGKKRHTAAQTESRPLEKRHG comes from the coding sequence ATGCGTACAATTCAACTGCTGGATATCACACTCAGCCTCTTCAGTACGGCCATGCGTTCAGGGCCCGGCCGCCGCAGGCCCAAGCTTTCACACGAAGAATTTACCAGCTGGGCCGGGCGCTGGCAGGTTCTTTTGCAGGATATGGGCTTTCTTGTGGAAATTCCGTCTGACCTGCTGCAACCTCTTCACGACGCTTCGCCTGCGGCTCAAAAGGCAGAATCTTATACAGACCAGCATGCCCCCCTGCTGCCTGCTGCAGCAAAAGACGCGTCTAAAGCAGATGAATGCGGGCCAACCACTGTTAGAACAAACAGCATTGCAGGAACAAATTCGCTTGAGGCAAGCAACCTCGGAGCGGAAGCCAGCGGGGCAGGCGCGGCCTCAGTACCGGACGGGCAATCAACCTGGCTGCGCATGGGTGGCTGTGACGACGCCCTCCCCTTCACGGAGCTTGGCTTTTTCGACAAATTCATAACCCTGCGCGATGTATTGGAATTCTGCCCAGGCGATCAGGCAGGATGCGCCACCGCCCTAGCGGTGCTGTGGCTGTTACGGGGTGGCAAACGTGTGGCCGGCAGCATCGGCGGCCCGGCCCTGCACGGAACTTCTTCAGGCCCGGCGCTTGAAGAAGTGGCCCTGTGTCTTGAAAGTCAGGGCGTACACACAGGTCTGAGCAACCTGCACAAACTGCCCGAGGCCGTAGCCCTGTTGCGTACCGCCGGATTTCGCGTTTCACCCCACAAGGCTGTATTGGGCGACCACATTTTTGCGGTAGAGTCTGGTATTCATGTGGACGGCATTGCGAAGAACCCCGCTCTCTATGAAACCTATCCGCCCGAAAGCGTGGGACTTGCGCGCAGTATTGTGATCGGCAAGCACTCCGGCAGGGCGGCCCTGCGCCTCAAAACCGCCCAACTGGGTATCGACCTTGTGGAAACACACGAAAACCGGTTGCTGGCAGCCGTACAAAAAATGGCCATGCGCCAGCAACACAGCCTCAGTGACAGACAGTTCGCCGCGCTTTGCGCATCTGTCAAAACGCCCTTCGGCAAAAAACGGCACACCGCCGCCCAAACTGAAAGCCGTCCATTGGAGAAAAGACATGGCTGA
- the nifB gene encoding nitrogenase cofactor biosynthesis protein NifB — protein sequence MSANLVNLNTNPCKMCMPLGAATAFYGIRKCMTILHGSQGCSTYIRRHMATHYNEPVDIASSSLTEEGTVFGGAKNLIKGLENLIRLYQPEVIGVATTCLAETIGEDVPAIIKDFYESHPEVMAAIIPVASPGYGGSQYEGFFRALHAVVRHVPMNTTPNGRINIITGHLSAADTRALKALLDMSGLEYVLLPDLSQNLDGGHEETYNRLPQHGTSLESISLMAGARMTLELAPFCPEEYSPGAYLREAHGVPLLRMGLPVGLSLTDAFVSTLEALGGQIPASVRQDRARHLDAMIDAHKYNAQCRAAIFGEPDMVHALTHACCENGATPLVAATGARCSGLDAALRPIMTKAAETQFVDGFDILDFADFTAIENAVTTHNVNLMIGNGDGHRIEERQHIPLLRYGFPIHDRMGGQRTRILLYDGGTSLMESTANAMLARTEVSFREELFRKYYRAEEEKTASTPASTPTCSQAEPQAASHTERPAPSPAVPSVSERTASHPCFTCGACATSARLHLPIAPMCNLSCNYCLRKYDCPNESRPGVTTAVLSPEQAFERFIQVRRDMPNLTVVGIAGPGDSLANAEATFRTLEMIRAEDPAITFCMSTNGLALPEHVEDMKRVGVSHATVTINAVDPSIGARIYRYADFGGTRYTGETAAALLLANQLAGLRALTAAGIVCKVNTVLLKGINDHHIPKVVETVRDLGAELTNIMQLIPVKGSAFEHMPLVSNKELMDMRKRCEPTLRQMYHCKQCRADAVGLLADDRSIDYRPIKIDKTPAPSEDHTANPAPIARRIRIAVASKTGGTVDQHFGQADQFFIYESDGREASFVETRSVSRYCKGMDDCGEKAGRMDGILAAVQDCEGVVALRIGASPLEKLQTRGISVFTRYEKVDKAVNEAARALCG from the coding sequence ATGAGCGCCAACCTGGTAAACCTGAACACCAACCCCTGCAAGATGTGCATGCCTCTGGGCGCGGCCACAGCTTTTTACGGTATTAGAAAGTGCATGACCATTCTGCATGGTTCACAGGGGTGCAGCACCTACATCCGGCGGCACATGGCCACCCACTACAACGAACCCGTGGACATCGCCTCCTCCTCCCTGACAGAAGAAGGCACGGTTTTCGGCGGCGCGAAAAACCTCATCAAGGGGTTGGAAAATCTTATCAGGCTCTACCAGCCCGAAGTTATCGGCGTGGCCACGACCTGCCTGGCCGAAACCATCGGCGAAGATGTGCCCGCCATCATCAAGGATTTTTACGAAAGCCACCCCGAAGTGATGGCCGCCATCATTCCCGTAGCCTCGCCAGGGTACGGCGGTTCGCAGTACGAAGGATTTTTTCGCGCGCTGCACGCCGTGGTCCGTCATGTGCCTATGAATACCACGCCCAATGGCCGCATCAACATCATCACAGGCCATCTTTCCGCCGCCGACACGCGGGCGCTCAAGGCTCTGCTGGACATGAGCGGCCTCGAGTACGTGCTGCTGCCCGACCTTTCGCAGAATCTGGATGGCGGGCATGAAGAAACCTACAACCGCCTGCCCCAGCACGGCACGTCCCTTGAAAGCATATCCCTTATGGCTGGCGCGCGCATGACGCTGGAACTGGCCCCCTTCTGCCCGGAGGAATATTCCCCCGGCGCGTACCTGCGCGAAGCCCACGGCGTGCCCCTGCTGCGCATGGGTCTGCCCGTGGGCCTTAGCCTTACCGACGCCTTCGTCTCCACCCTCGAGGCTCTGGGCGGGCAAATCCCGGCCAGCGTGCGGCAGGACCGCGCCCGGCATCTGGACGCTATGATAGACGCCCACAAGTATAACGCCCAATGCCGCGCCGCCATATTCGGCGAACCGGATATGGTACATGCCCTTACCCACGCCTGCTGTGAAAACGGCGCAACGCCGCTGGTTGCCGCCACGGGCGCGCGCTGCTCCGGGCTGGATGCGGCCCTGCGCCCGATCATGACCAAAGCCGCCGAAACCCAGTTTGTGGATGGATTCGACATTCTGGATTTTGCTGATTTTACCGCCATTGAAAACGCGGTGACGACCCACAACGTGAACCTCATGATCGGCAATGGCGATGGCCACCGTATTGAGGAGCGCCAACACATACCCCTGCTGCGCTATGGCTTTCCCATCCACGACAGAATGGGGGGCCAGCGCACACGTATTTTACTCTACGACGGAGGCACCTCGCTTATGGAATCCACTGCCAACGCCATGCTGGCGCGCACAGAGGTCAGCTTTCGCGAAGAACTGTTCCGCAAGTACTACAGGGCTGAAGAAGAAAAAACCGCCAGTACCCCAGCCAGTACCCCCACCTGTAGTCAGGCGGAGCCGCAGGCCGCGTCGCATACAGAGCGGCCTGCGCCATCCCCTGCTGTTCCAAGCGTCAGCGAACGCACGGCGTCCCACCCCTGCTTTACCTGCGGGGCCTGCGCCACGTCAGCCCGGCTGCATCTGCCCATCGCGCCCATGTGCAACCTGAGCTGCAACTACTGCCTGCGCAAGTACGACTGCCCCAACGAAAGCCGCCCTGGCGTGACCACCGCCGTGCTTTCGCCGGAACAGGCCTTTGAACGCTTTATTCAGGTGCGGCGCGACATGCCCAACCTCACAGTAGTGGGCATAGCCGGGCCCGGCGACTCCCTTGCCAATGCCGAGGCGACCTTTCGCACACTTGAAATGATCCGCGCCGAAGATCCGGCTATCACATTCTGCATGTCCACCAACGGCCTGGCCCTGCCCGAGCACGTGGAAGACATGAAGCGCGTGGGCGTAAGCCACGCCACTGTGACCATAAATGCTGTCGATCCCTCCATCGGGGCGCGCATCTACCGCTATGCCGACTTTGGCGGAACGCGGTATACGGGCGAAACCGCCGCCGCCCTGCTACTGGCAAACCAGCTGGCGGGCCTGCGGGCGCTCACGGCGGCTGGCATCGTGTGCAAGGTCAATACGGTACTGCTCAAGGGCATCAACGACCACCACATTCCCAAGGTAGTGGAAACGGTGCGCGACCTTGGCGCGGAGCTGACCAACATCATGCAGCTTATTCCGGTCAAGGGCAGCGCCTTTGAACACATGCCCCTTGTGAGCAACAAGGAACTTATGGACATGCGCAAACGCTGTGAGCCCACCCTCAGGCAAATGTACCACTGCAAGCAGTGCCGCGCCGATGCTGTGGGTCTTCTGGCGGACGACCGCTCCATAGACTACCGGCCCATCAAAATCGACAAGACTCCAGCTCCGTCAGAAGACCACACTGCCAACCCCGCGCCCATTGCCCGGCGCATCCGCATTGCGGTGGCTTCCAAAACTGGCGGCACCGTGGACCAGCACTTTGGGCAGGCTGACCAGTTCTTCATCTATGAAAGTGACGGACGTGAAGCCAGCTTTGTGGAAACACGCAGTGTGTCCCGCTACTGCAAGGGCATGGACGACTGCGGTGAAAAGGCAGGCCGTATGGACGGCATTCTGGCCGCCGTGCAGGACTGTGAAGGCGTGGTGGCCCTGCGCATCGGCGCGAGCCCGCTGGAAAAGCTGCAAACCAGAGGCATCAGCGTTTTTACGCGCTATGAGAAGGTGGACAAGGCCGTTAATGAGGCAGCCAGGGCCCTTTGCGGTTGA
- the nifE gene encoding nitrogenase iron-molybdenum cofactor biosynthesis protein NifE: MSTEILEERRQSIQTKEDKGAENAKGNSGGCGGNGMRCDTASVAGAVSQRACVYCGARVVLNPITDAFHIVHGPIGCASYTWDIRGSLTSGSELFRNSFSTDLQEKDIVFGGAEKLTAAIDEAVANYAPKLIFVYATCIVGVIGDDVEAVCSQAEKKHGIRVIAVKAPGFSGTKSTGYRMACNALMQLMLPHADQPKVQGVNILGDYNLAGEMWIIKNYLRDMGIPVVSAITGDAAYESLIKAPAAQLNIVQCAGSMMYLARRMEDELGVPWMRASFFGVEDTSTALRQVAERLGDAQALQYAETIIGRRSVEATDFLDRYKPHFVGKKAAIFVGGGFKAISLIRQFNEMGIETVLVGTQTGKPEDYEIIAGLVNPGTVILDDANPAELEAFMKEKGADILVGGVKERPLAYKLGIAFCDHNHERKHALGGFEGVENFTREVNLSLNSPVWSHTRGADSYAATAATQAALVRQALSATHV, translated from the coding sequence ATGTCCACTGAAATACTTGAAGAACGCCGCCAGTCCATCCAGACCAAGGAAGACAAGGGCGCGGAAAATGCGAAGGGGAACAGCGGCGGCTGCGGCGGCAACGGCATGCGTTGCGACACGGCCAGCGTGGCCGGAGCCGTAAGCCAGCGGGCATGCGTATACTGCGGCGCGCGCGTGGTGCTCAACCCCATTACCGATGCGTTTCATATCGTACATGGCCCTATCGGCTGCGCCAGCTACACCTGGGACATCCGCGGCAGCCTGACCAGCGGGTCGGAGCTGTTCCGCAACAGTTTTTCCACTGATCTTCAGGAAAAAGACATCGTCTTTGGCGGGGCGGAAAAGCTCACTGCCGCCATTGACGAAGCCGTGGCCAACTACGCCCCCAAGCTCATCTTTGTATATGCCACCTGTATAGTGGGCGTCATTGGCGACGACGTGGAAGCCGTTTGCAGTCAGGCCGAAAAAAAGCACGGCATCCGCGTTATCGCCGTCAAGGCTCCGGGCTTTTCGGGCACCAAGTCCACTGGCTACCGCATGGCCTGCAACGCACTCATGCAGCTCATGCTGCCCCACGCAGACCAGCCCAAGGTTCAGGGCGTCAACATTCTTGGCGACTACAATCTGGCCGGAGAAATGTGGATCATTAAAAACTACCTGCGCGATATGGGCATTCCCGTGGTTTCCGCCATCACCGGCGACGCGGCCTATGAATCGCTCATTAAGGCTCCTGCGGCCCAGCTGAATATTGTGCAGTGCGCCGGGTCCATGATGTACCTCGCCCGCCGTATGGAAGATGAACTGGGCGTGCCCTGGATGCGCGCAAGCTTCTTTGGCGTGGAAGACACCTCCACCGCCTTGCGGCAGGTGGCGGAGCGGCTGGGCGACGCGCAGGCCCTGCAATACGCCGAAACCATTATCGGCAGACGCTCCGTGGAAGCCACAGATTTTCTTGACCGCTACAAACCCCACTTTGTGGGCAAAAAGGCTGCCATTTTCGTAGGCGGCGGCTTCAAGGCCATCTCGCTCATACGCCAGTTCAACGAAATGGGCATTGAAACCGTGCTTGTGGGCACGCAGACAGGCAAACCCGAAGACTATGAAATCATCGCAGGCCTGGTGAACCCCGGCACAGTCATTCTGGACGACGCCAACCCGGCGGAGCTGGAAGCCTTCATGAAGGAAAAGGGAGCGGACATTCTGGTGGGCGGCGTCAAGGAGCGCCCGCTGGCATACAAGCTGGGCATTGCCTTCTGCGACCACAATCATGAACGCAAGCACGCCCTGGGCGGTTTTGAAGGTGTGGAAAACTTCACCCGTGAGGTGAACCTTTCCCTTAACAGCCCCGTATGGAGCCACACACGCGGGGCAGACTCCTACGCCGCCACGGCCGCTACACAGGCAGCCTTGGTACGTCAGGCCCTGTCAGCAACACACGTATAG
- a CDS encoding nitrogenase component 1, translated as MLDLTPKTHINRTGALINPCKTCQPVGALLAALGVHNCMPYSHGSQGCVSYHRTYLSRHFKEPAIACTSSFTEGACVFGGGANIRQGAKNVFDVYDPDVIAVHTTCLSETIGDDLNTYIEEMDIPDGKLVVHCNTPSYVGSHVTGFANMMAGFIKYLAAKGKTTETVGVFPGFVNPGDIREYKHLLKRMKIRNIMFPDCSNVMDAPMTGEYKMYPDGGTTIDEIRALGSCRKVLALGRLTSEEPASQLKRKCGVEYDLLPLPLGLADTDTFIMALASLNGGDVDAYLEEERGRLLDLMLDANPYFYGKKVAVYGDPDTVLGLARFCLELGMTPSYVLTGTPGEAFVRLATAMFKEYGKESQCRAFAAKDLFDLHQFIKNEPVDLLLGNSHGKQIAKAENIPLVRAGFPVLDRYGHGSQTIVGYRGAFNLATKIADALMDEYDRHCADEDLELVM; from the coding sequence ATGCTCGACCTCACACCCAAGACACATATCAATCGTACGGGCGCACTCATCAACCCCTGCAAGACCTGTCAGCCTGTGGGCGCGCTTCTGGCGGCCCTGGGCGTGCACAACTGCATGCCTTACAGCCACGGCTCGCAAGGGTGCGTATCCTATCACCGCACCTATTTGAGCCGCCATTTCAAAGAACCTGCCATTGCCTGCACCAGCTCCTTCACTGAAGGCGCGTGCGTGTTCGGCGGCGGGGCCAACATCCGCCAGGGCGCCAAAAACGTCTTTGACGTGTACGATCCCGACGTCATCGCCGTACACACCACCTGTCTTTCCGAAACCATCGGCGACGACCTCAATACCTATATTGAGGAGATGGACATTCCCGACGGCAAACTTGTGGTGCACTGCAACACGCCGAGTTACGTGGGGTCGCACGTCACGGGCTTTGCCAACATGATGGCCGGATTCATCAAGTATCTGGCAGCCAAGGGCAAAACCACGGAAACCGTGGGGGTGTTTCCCGGTTTCGTGAACCCCGGCGACATCCGCGAATACAAGCATTTGCTCAAGCGCATGAAGATCAGGAACATCATGTTCCCCGACTGCTCCAACGTTATGGATGCCCCGATGACAGGCGAATACAAGATGTATCCTGACGGCGGCACCACCATTGACGAAATCCGCGCGCTCGGGTCCTGCCGCAAGGTACTGGCCCTTGGCCGCCTCACCAGTGAGGAGCCTGCCAGCCAGCTCAAGCGTAAATGCGGTGTGGAATACGACCTTCTGCCCCTGCCGTTGGGCCTTGCAGACACCGACACCTTCATTATGGCCCTCGCCTCGCTCAACGGCGGCGATGTGGACGCCTACCTTGAAGAAGAACGCGGCCGCCTGCTTGACCTCATGCTGGACGCCAATCCTTACTTCTACGGCAAAAAAGTGGCCGTGTACGGCGACCCCGACACCGTGCTTGGTCTGGCCCGCTTCTGTCTCGAACTGGGCATGACCCCAAGCTATGTACTGACGGGCACCCCCGGTGAAGCCTTTGTCAGGCTGGCCACGGCCATGTTCAAGGAATACGGCAAGGAATCGCAGTGCCGGGCCTTTGCCGCCAAAGACCTCTTTGACCTGCACCAGTTCATCAAGAACGAACCTGTGGATCTTCTGCTGGGCAATTCACACGGCAAGCAGATAGCCAAGGCCGAAAACATTCCCCTGGTACGGGCGGGCTTTCCCGTGCTCGACCGCTACGGCCACGGCTCGCAGACCATTGTGGGCTACCGGGGGGCTTTCAACCTGGCCACAAAGATCGCAGACGCCCTTATGGACGAATACGACCGCCACTGCGCGGATGAAGATCTGGAACTTGTTATGTAG
- a CDS encoding nitrogenase component I subunit alpha, producing the protein MTMDASARVLERYNAKVFKNRKEHMLRINPDEAQQITANTRAIPGIMTNRGCCYAGCKGVVLGPIKDMVLITHGPVGCGFYSWGTRRNKARAEEGEPNFTQYCFTTDLQEPDIVFGGTKKLKAAIDEVMQLMNPKTIMIAATCPVGLIGDDIQAVATEAEQQYGIRCVAYNCEGYKGVSQSAGHHIANNGLMKRVIGTGSYEPASKYSINILGEYNIGGDGWEQERILRKIGYEVVSVFTGDGEIERIASSHKANLNLVQCHRSINYIAEMMKIKYGVDWLKVNFIGLEGTIESLRHMAAYFGDPALAQRTEEVIAEELAEVQDEMAAAKARLDGLTAALFVGGSRSHHYQGLLKELGVRTVLAGYEFGHRDDYEGREVIPDIKDDADSKNIEHITVEKDEKKYHAYLTQEEYDKLAALIPLEKYDGMIRDMDAGTFVVDDLNMYEADKFMEVLKPDMFFSGIKDKYALQKAGTLSRQLHSYDYSGPYAGFKGAVQFAKDVCLGYFTPAWHMVTPPWKTRATLQGTVGEK; encoded by the coding sequence ATGACTATGGACGCCAGCGCCAGAGTGCTTGAGCGTTATAACGCCAAGGTATTCAAGAATCGTAAGGAGCACATGCTCCGCATCAATCCGGATGAAGCGCAACAAATCACGGCCAACACCCGCGCCATACCCGGCATAATGACCAACCGCGGCTGCTGTTACGCGGGCTGCAAGGGCGTGGTGCTCGGGCCCATCAAGGATATGGTGCTCATCACGCACGGTCCCGTGGGCTGCGGTTTCTACAGTTGGGGCACACGCCGCAACAAGGCCAGGGCTGAAGAGGGTGAGCCCAACTTCACCCAGTACTGCTTCACCACCGACCTGCAGGAACCTGACATCGTTTTTGGCGGCACCAAAAAGCTCAAGGCCGCCATTGATGAAGTCATGCAGCTCATGAACCCGAAAACCATCATGATCGCGGCCACCTGCCCCGTGGGTCTCATCGGCGACGACATTCAGGCCGTGGCAACCGAGGCCGAGCAGCAATACGGCATCCGCTGCGTGGCCTACAACTGTGAAGGCTATAAAGGCGTCAGTCAGTCAGCCGGGCACCATATTGCCAACAACGGCCTCATGAAACGAGTCATCGGCACGGGCAGCTACGAACCTGCCTCCAAGTATTCCATCAATATTCTGGGCGAATACAACATCGGCGGCGACGGTTGGGAACAGGAACGCATACTGAGAAAAATCGGCTACGAGGTGGTTTCCGTCTTCACGGGCGACGGCGAAATCGAACGCATCGCCAGTTCCCACAAGGCCAACCTCAATCTCGTGCAGTGCCACCGCTCCATCAACTACATCGCTGAAATGATGAAGATCAAGTACGGCGTGGACTGGCTCAAGGTCAACTTCATCGGCCTTGAAGGAACCATAGAAAGTCTGCGCCATATGGCAGCCTACTTTGGCGACCCGGCCCTTGCCCAACGCACGGAAGAAGTCATTGCCGAAGAACTGGCCGAGGTTCAGGACGAAATGGCCGCCGCCAAGGCCCGTCTTGATGGGCTTACCGCCGCGCTTTTTGTGGGCGGCAGCCGCTCGCACCACTATCAGGGACTGCTCAAGGAACTGGGCGTGCGCACCGTGCTGGCAGGCTACGAATTCGGCCACCGCGACGACTACGAAGGCCGCGAAGTCATCCCCGACATCAAGGACGACGCCGACAGCAAGAACATCGAACACATCACCGTGGAAAAGGACGAGAAGAAATACCACGCCTACCTCACCCAAGAAGAGTACGACAAGCTTGCCGCGCTGATTCCTCTTGAAAAATACGACGGCATGATCCGCGATATGGACGCGGGAACCTTCGTGGTGGACGACCTCAATATGTACGAGGCCGACAAGTTTATGGAAGTTCTCAAGCCGGACATGTTTTTCTCCGGCATCAAGGACAAGTATGCCCTGCAAAAGGCGGGAACGCTCTCACGCCAGCTGCACAGCTATGACTACAGCGGCCCTTACGCGGGCTTCAAGGGCGCTGTGCAGTTCGCCAAAGACGTTTGCCTGGGCTACTTCACCCCGGCGTGGCACATGGTCACTCCGCCCTGGAAGACCCGCGCCACCCTGCAAGGCACAGTGGGAGAAAAGTAA
- a CDS encoding P-II family nitrogen regulator, whose product MQEIVAIVRANMVGPTKEALTKAGCPSFSCTKCLGRGKKGMDNATLRMVMENGELPRTPTGESLTEVGRLIPKRLFNICVPDNKAEAVVKAIIEANGTSHPGDGKIFVMPVEESYVVRTGERVDA is encoded by the coding sequence ATGCAGGAGATTGTCGCCATCGTCCGGGCCAATATGGTTGGCCCCACAAAAGAAGCCCTGACCAAAGCGGGCTGCCCCTCCTTCAGCTGCACCAAATGTCTCGGGCGGGGCAAAAAAGGAATGGATAACGCCACCCTGCGTATGGTTATGGAAAACGGCGAACTGCCGCGCACCCCCACCGGGGAATCTCTGACCGAGGTGGGCCGTCTCATCCCCAAGCGGCTGTTCAACATCTGTGTGCCCGACAACAAGGCGGAAGCCGTGGTTAAGGCCATCATTGAAGCCAACGGCACGAGCCACCCCGGCGACGGCAAAATATTCGTCATGCCGGTGGAAGAATCCTACGTGGTCCGCACGGGCGAGCGCGTTGACGCATAA
- a CDS encoding P-II family nitrogen regulator, with protein sequence MQPSARNGAAQTDRAKPHKGRISPTAGAAVLLQATQDKGEHQMQMIRTIIRPEKTTEVLSELMSAGFPAVTKLDVVGRGKQKGIMVGDVQYDEIPKQMLMLVVNDEDKDDAVRVILRVARTGENGHYGDGRVFVSSVSEAWTISTGKAGL encoded by the coding sequence ATGCAACCGTCCGCCCGAAACGGCGCCGCGCAAACAGACCGCGCGAAACCCCACAAGGGACGGATTTCCCCAACTGCCGGAGCAGCTGTGCTGCTTCAGGCAACGCAAGATAAGGGAGAACACCAAATGCAGATGATCCGCACCATCATTCGCCCCGAAAAAACCACCGAAGTGCTTTCCGAGCTTATGTCCGCCGGGTTTCCCGCAGTGACCAAGCTGGATGTCGTGGGCCGGGGCAAGCAAAAAGGCATCATGGTCGGCGATGTGCAATACGACGAAATACCCAAGCAAATGCTCATGCTTGTGGTTAACGATGAAGATAAAGACGACGCCGTGCGCGTAATCCTGCGCGTGGCCCGTACGGGCGAAAACGGACATTACGGTGACGGACGCGTTTTTGTGTCGTCCGTCAGCGAGGCATGGACCATCAGCACCGGCAAGGCCGGTTTGTAG